AATCGTTCGGTTGGGTAGGGCTCATTGTATTGACGGCAATCTTGCCGATTGTTTATGTAGGAATGATTCGGTATAGACGAGCGAAGAGGGCGTAACGAATAAAAACAGGGCAGCCGTAGAAATATGGCTTGCCCTGTTTTCAATTTATTCATTTGAATGATTCTGGAATGGTTGTTAAATCGATGCCCCATAGCAGCGGAAGCAAGAAATAGATCGCTGCTGTCACGAGGACAATTCCAATGATATTTAGTGCAAACCCAGCCTTCGCCATATCGGGAATCCGTAAATAGCCGGAACCGAAAACGACGGCGTTCGGTGGTGTCGCTACAGGCAGCATGAACGCACAAGAAGCGGCCACACCTGCAGCTATCATAAGTGCAAACGGATGGAACCCTAACGCGACGGCAAGTGATGCCATGATTGGATACATCATGGATGCTGTTGCAGTGTTGGAAGTGATTTCCGTCAAGAAGATGACGAGTGTCGTAACGATGAGAATGACGATGAGGATATGCACGCCGCTCAACCCCGACAATTGTGATCCAATCCAAACGGACAGTTCCGAGCTGACAAATCCGGAAGCGATTGCCAGGCCCCCTCCGAAAAGCAAGAGAATACCCCACGGTAATTTAACAGCCGTATTCCAATCCAATAGATGGTCGCCTTTCTTATTGACCGATGGGATGATGAATAACAGAATGGCAAATACCATTGCGATGACGCCATCACTTAACCCATCAATGAACTTGGAGAGCAGGAATGTCCGTGTAATCCAAGAGAAAGCAGCCAATACAAAAATAGTAAAAACAATTTTCTCTTCCGTAGAAGCTTTGCCCAATTTCTTTTTCTCACTATCTATGATGCCACGTCCACCAGGCAAGGTTTTGATTTTTGAAGGAAATGCGAATTTCACAAGGTAGACCCACGTGATTAAAATGAAACTCCAAGCAAGCGGTACACCGAACATCATCCACTTTGCAAAGGACAGCTCGATGCCGTACATTTTATTGATTGCACCCGCAAGCAAAGTATTCGGCGGCGTACCGATTAATGTCGCGATACCGCCCAATGAAGCCGAATAAGCAATACCCAACATGAGCGCCTTGCCAAATCCGAAATTCTCTTTTGACGTATCGATGGAAGGGTCATCCTTCAATGCATCTGAAATTTGGTAGATGATTGCAAGCCCGATCGGCACCATCATCATTGCCGTCGCCGTATTCGAAATCCACATGGATAGGAATCCAGTCGCGACCATGAAGCCTAGGACGATGCGATCCATATTCGTTCCAATTGCGGAAATGATCGTCAATGCAATCCGGCGATGTAAATTCCATTTTTCCATCGCAAGCGCTATCATGAAGCCTCCCATGAATAAAAAGATCGTTTCGTCCCCATAAGCCGAAGCGGTAGACTTCACTTCCAGTCCACCTGACAAAGGGAACAGGACTAGCGGCAATAACGAAGTGACGGGGATAGGAATTGCTTCCGTAATCCACCACGTTGCAATCCACAACGTACTCGCCAAAATGGCGACACCCTCAGATGATAATCCTTCAGGCTTGAAAAATAAGAGAGTAATAAAGAATAATAGCGGTCCTAACGCCAATCCGGTCAATTGTGCTGGTGAATAACTCCGCGGATCTCGCCCCCCGCCTGCATTTCCGACACCAATCTTCTGACCGCCTCCGCCGCCGGATGCCATCTCTGACGAATCCGGTCGGAAAAAGAAACGGAACAAGTCTTTTACCTGATCGTGCATATGCCACAACCGGTCCCATGTCGATGAAAACATTGTCGAATTCCCCCTTTATGTAATTGTTAAAATTTTTCAGTACATTATGAGTATACTATTCAACTACTTGGGGAACAAGACCATATAAACTTCATTATTGTCGCTAGCACATTAGGCGTATTCTCGGGAAAAATTAAATAGAAGCGAAACTCACTCAGGCTATTTCATTTTACTTTTCACTTTTCGAAATACAATTCCCAATGCAACCCGCATCCTGGATTAAATTGTGCCCCGCAAGAAGGACACCCAAATCCGCTATCCTTATATTGATCAACCGTCAATTCGTTTTTGCATTTACCACATAGCACTGCATGCATACCAAACTTCACTTTCGGCCAAACTTTATGGTCGCCGCAACCTGATTCTTCATGGCACCGATAGCAAGGATAATAAGTATCGCAGCAATAAAATTTAATCGCTATAATATCAAACTCGGAATGGTAGTGCGTACAGCGCGTTTCGCTATCGATGACATTGCCCGAAACATGAATCATTGATTCCCCTCCTCAACATGAATAAATTGGAGCTTTTTACCCTGGGACCGTAATCAGCGGCCTTTATTCCATTAATAAATCTTATCTAGCCTACCGCGTAAGGTGAACGTTCATTTTAGCGGGCAAAACCCACACTGCATTAAGCCCGGCACATCTTTCGAGAAACAGCACGTCGTCCGAACTGTCGTGTTCAGCAAATCGCACGGCTCGTTTCCTTTTAAAAATGCTGCGAATAAAGAGTGCGAGGCGATGTCTTTCCAAATCTCGTCATCTTTCAAGCAATTTATATCTGCCCGCGCTTTTTCTTTCGTGCCAGGATTGCTCAACATGACATGGTACTGCCACAGCAAAAAGCCGAAGATGTTCTCCCAAAGAGTCAGCGGAGAGACGGAGGTGACTGTCCGGATTTGACGGATGACTTTATCCGCTTGCAGCAAGATTTTCCGGATGGCAACCCGATGTTCATCTTCATCAACCACTCGCCAATCGTTCTCTTCGACAAAGGTGCTTACTGTACGATTTCCATACTCTTCGACTGCCCCAAAATACATCTTCGCTGCATCCCCGTCCCATATTTCGTCATAGGCCGCCACGTTATACAACTGCATATTGATGAACATTCCAACACGCCGCATAAAGAAAGAAGCAGCGACCGTCATATTCGGGCTTCCGCTCACTGTTTGCACAGCTCGAATGCAATCCGCCGTTTTTTCATTATCAAGAAGGTCTTGTAATGTGAATAAGAGATGTTGCGGGTTATTTACGCAAACACTATAGCTATTCAATTGTCTAATTTGATCACTCGATAATTTTGTCATACGTCAATTATAAGTATTGACGCATTTTTCAACAAGTTGAGTAGGCTTACAGTCTGTACTATACTGATTGCAATACAACAGCAGGGAAGTGTGACATATGACAAAGCTATTAAATTCATTGGAATGTATCGGATTAATTGAAAAGGACACTGACATTATTATCCCTCTTTCAAATGGCGAGCCACACGGTTTGTTGGATGTACTTGAAGCAAATTATGAGAAATTGGATAACGTCAAAGTGCATCAAATGTTGGCACTTCGTGAGCGTGATTATATAAACGGTAAAATGACCGGACATCTTTCCCACATTTCGTACTTCCTGAGCGGAGCGACGAGAAGAGCATTTTGGGCAGGGCATGTCGAATTAATTCCAAATGTGTTTCAGGAAATGTATAGATTGCTGCAAAAGACGACGAAGAAGCCGATGGTCATGGCGGTCGCTTCGCCGATGGATGAGCATGGCTATTTTTCGCTTGGCACGAATGCTGATTATGCCGCTGAATTTATCGGCAAGGTTCCTTTTGTATTGGAAGTGAATCGCCACATGCCGCGCACTTTCGGGGCGAATCAAATACACATTAGCCAAATTGCGGGATTCATTGAAAATGATTTGCCGTTGACTGAAGAGGTATCACCGGTAATTACGGAGAAAGATCTGAAAATCGCGGAGTATATAACAAATGATATCCAAGATGACGATACGTTGCAGATCGGCATCGGTGCCATACCGAATGCTGTCATGAAGATGCTCAAGGACCGCAAGCATTTAGGCATACACACGGAAATGCTGACGGATGGCATTGTTGATTTAGTTGAGTCGGGCGCGGTGGATGGAATGAAAAAGTCGTCCCGTACAGGGAAAATCATTGCGACATTCGCTTTCGGATCACAGCGGTTGTATGATTTCCTCGATAACAATCCATCAGTGGAGTTTCTGCCGGTAAGTGTCGTCAATGATGCATATGAAATTGCAAAAGAGGATCATATGGTGTCGATTAATGCAACGACAGAAGTCGATTTGTATGGGCAATGCGCATCGGAAACCGTTGCTGGCCGTTATTACTCTTCTAGTGGTGGCCAGGCTGATTTTGCTAGAGGTGTCCGATTGTCGAAATACGGCAAAGGGTATGTATGTATGCATTCGACGGCGAAAAATGACACGATTTCGAGAATCAAGCTTCATCTTGCGCCGAGCTCTGTCGTGACAACCTCAAAAAACTACGTGGACAATGTTGTAACGGAGTATGGGATTGCCAGATTGCATGGCAAGTCCTTGTCAGAACGGGCGGAAGCATTGATTGGCATCGCACATCCTAAGTTTAGGGAAGAATTAATGAGGGAAGCTATAGAATTTGGTTTTATCGATTAAGTAAGGGGAGGAGCCTAGTGTGGTTCCTCTTTTTTTGATGAAGTGGACGAATTTCAAGCTGAATTGTAGTCAAACGGTGATAAATTCCCCTGAATCGGTGATAACACATCAAGAGTCGGTGATAAAGTCATCCAAGTCGGTGATAACCTGTTTCAAGTCGGTGATAACACTTCCAAGGTCGTTGAAAGCGGGTAAAAATACTACATACGAAGTGGGAAGTATTGGTCAAGTGGTGATAAACCTCGTCTGAGTGGTGATAACCATCTCCTAAGCGGTGATAATGTCCGTCTGAGTGGTGATAAGTCTCTCCTAAGTGGTGATAAACAAAACTGTTGCGCGCCCCATACCCATGGTGGTATATTGAAATTGCAATAATAATACTGTGCAGGGTATGCTTGGGACACGGTTCATTGTTCGCAGATACGCAACTAAACCATTATTATCTTTGCCACGAAAATTTAGGAGTGAAAACCGATGGAATGGATTATTATCATAGCAATCGTCGCATTTTTTGCATGGCGCATGATGCCGGCAAAAGGCGTAAAATCAATATCGACGCACGAATTGAAACCAATGTTGAAAGATAAGTCAAAGCAATTCATCGATGTCCGTACGCCGGCAGAATATAAAGGGCGCCATATTAATGAATTTAACAATATCCCTTTGAACTTGTTGAATTCCAAGTTGGATAAACTTGATAAGAATAAAGAGATTGTCGTCATTTGCCAGAGTGGTATGCGAAGTTCTCAAGCAGCAAATATCCTGACAAAATCGGGATTCACAAATGTCACGAACGTCAGAGGCGGTATGAGCGCCTGGCGCGGATAAATTAGTAAAACACGAAAGCATCTGTTGCGGAAATCGCGGCAGATGCTTTTTGACGTCCAAAGCAAGCCAACCCGCGCCCAAAACCACCCATCCCACCTATCCAAACCTTGTCGATTCGCCAAAAACCGCGCCATTTGCCCAACCAAACCCATAGGCGTATACATATTATTGTTATGAAGAGGTGGTGAACGTTGAAAAAAGATAAGGCGACTATTGGACGCGATCCGTATGAGATCGAACAGCGGGAATGGAAGCACAGACAATCGAAGGAACGATATAAGCAGCTATTGACGATCGCTTCGCCAATCTTCCTGTTGCTGTTGTGGGAAGTGATGTCAAGGACGGGGATAATGGATATCCGATTTTTCCCGCCACCATCCGCCATTTTAGGCACCTTTGTCAAAATGATTGCAAGCGGGGCGATGGCGGACCATATCGGCGTTTCGTTGTACCGGATTTTTGCAGGGTTCCTCGCGGGTGTCATACCAGGGGTTGTCATCGGTTTGCTGATGGGTCTTTATTCCCCGATCCGTCATTTTGTTCAGCCGATCGTCATGGCGCTCATGCCGATTCCGACGCTTGCATTGCTGCCGATCATCATCATCCTATTTGGGATCGGTGATTTGTCGAAAGTTGTTACGATTGCGGGAAGCGTATTTTTCCCGGTTGTCATCAATACGGCGGCTGGGGTCTTGAACATCGACCGAATTTATTTGGATGTTGCAAATAATTATGGAGCAGGTAAAGTGCAGTTCTTTTTCAAAATTGCTTTGCCTGGTGCTTTGCCGGTCATGCTGGAAGGAATCCAGATGGGGCAGGCGATTGCATTGCTCACGATTGTCGCCGCAGAAATGATGGGGGCGACATCGGGTATCGGATATTTGATCTGGACGTCTTATAAAGCATTCCTGCTCCAGGAAATGTACGTCGGACTCATCCTCATCTCCTTTTTCGGCTATCTCTTTTCCTTGATGCTTCGCGGTCTTCAGAAAAAGTTGTTACCTTGGAGGTGAGTGGATGAGAAAGAAAGCGAAAATCGAAATTAGGAATCTGACGAAGGCATTTTACAAGAAGCAATCTAGTGTGACAGCTCTCGACGATATTTCCCTCTCAATAGGAGAAGGGGAATTTGTCTGCATTGTCGGACCGAGCGGCTGTGGCAAAACGACTTTATTGCGGATATTGGCGGGTTTGGAACAACCGAGTGTCGGTGAGTTCGAAATTCGGTCGGAACAAGAAGGACGTCCTCTCCAATCGATGGTGTTCCAGGAGAGGGGCGTCATCCCCTGGCTGACTGTGAAGGAGAATGTTGCATTTGGGTTGAAAATGCGGAAAATGCCGAAGGACGTCATTCGGGAGAGGACGGAATATTACTTAAAAAAGACTGGACTTGACCCGTTTTCACATCTTTACCCTAAGGAATTATCCGGGGGAATGAAACAGCGGGTAAGCATAGCCCGTGCGTTCGCAAATGATCCCGAAATCCTACTTATGGATGAACCGTTCGCTGCGTTGGATGAACAGAACAAGTTCATCCTCCAAGAAGAATTGTTATCTATCTGGTCGGAAACAAAAAAAACAGTGATCTTCATAACACATAGTATTGACGAAGCATTATTGCTGAGCGATCGAATTCTGCTTATGAGTGCACAACCAGGGAAGATCATCCAGCAAGTGAATATTGACACACCACGACCTAGGACAGTGGAAGATATCCGGAAAGACCCGAAACTTGCAGCGCAGTTTGTCGATATTTGGAAACATTTGCAAGACGAAGTACAGCGGTCCAGGAAAGAGAACAAATGAAATGGGGAAAAAAAGTGAAAGGGTTCAAATATGGTTGGATGATGATGTTGGCTGTCATGCTTGTACTTGCTGCATGCGCTAAACAAGAGCCCGCTCCGCCGACAAAAGTGGAAACACCGCCTGGCGATCCAGTCACTGAGGCACCTTCCGGAGATTTGGCGCCACTTGAGAAACGGGTGAAAGTGTTGATTGCTGAAGACGGTGCGGCTTCCGGTGCGGGGTTCTATATTGCGAAGGAAAAAGGGTATTTTGAGGACTACAATATTGAAGTGGAATTTGCGGATTTTGCCAATAGCGACGACATGCTGCCGGCACTTGCAGCGGGTGAAGTCGATATTGCGGGCGGCGTCTCGACCGCTTCATTCTTTAACGCGATTGCGCAAGGCATCGACGTTCGGATCATTGCGGATAAAGGGCATAATATGCCAGGGAAATCGTATTTTACTTTCGTCATCGGAAACCATATGGTAGATGAAATTAAAGATTATCCAGATTTCCGCGGGAAAAAGATTGGCGTATCTTCCAGAAACTCGATTGATGGATATATTTATGAGGAAATGTTGAAACATGCCGGATTGACAGAAGATGACGTCGAATATGTCAATATCGCGGACTTCGGTTCAATGCTTGGCGCGATTAACGCAGGAACAATCGACGCTGCGTTGAATATCGAACCGCTTATTGCGCAAGGAGTCGCGAACGGCTTTCACGTCCGTTTCAAAGATGCAACCGATTATGCCCCTGAATCGCAGATTGCGATGGTACTCGCTTCGCCAAAATTCATGGGCGAGGAAGAAATTTCGCTCCGCTTCATGGCTGCCTACTTGAAAGGCGTCAGGGATTATAACGACGCGTTCTTTAAAGGGGAAGGCAAGGAAGAAATCGTGGACATCATGGTGAAGCATACCGCTTTGAAAGATCCGGAGCTATGGGATAAAGTGAATGTCACCGGGCTCGATCCGGATGGTAGGATGTTCGTGGATGATATCAAGAAGCAATACGAAACATATAAAGCGAACGGTGCAATTCGCGGTGATATCGATTTCGATAAAGCCGTTGATACTTCATTGGCAGAGGAAGCTGTAGAGATTATTGGTGCTTATAAATAAAAGAAAAAGGTCCACTAATACGGGGATGCAATTCATAAGAATTGGCGTCTCCTTTTTTTGTTGTTTATCAACGCACAATTCAGTTAAAATAAATACAAGTGTTGTAAAATATTGGGTGGCGCAATTTGAAACAATCAACGTATCTAATAGGGACTGTCATCCTGGGATTATCAATCGTACTGTCTGCTTTTATTCTCAGTAGCGCAACGAATAAAACAACTAAACAAGAGAACAATCCACAAGCTATCAATTCAACAGCTGATTTAATGACAATAACTCAACTTGCTGAATATCTGCAAACAAGTGAACAGGCATTAGAAGACATTATTTTAAAGGATGATTCTGAAAGAGCGGAACTTAGCAGCTATGACACGTATCGATTCATCCCATATCTAACAATCGCTGAGCAGAAAAGATTTATAAAAGCGGAAATCGATGAGTGGTTAAAGTATCAGAATGACCATAACTACCGCTACCGCTGACTTGCTGTGAATAAAAAGTGCTTAGTTTTTCGATAAACTAAGCACTTCTTTTATATCATCTCCAACAATATGTCACCTTTTAGCATCTTCAAGTGTGTTAGTAGTGAAAGGGGTTGATTAACGTTGCAACAAGTAGTTTGGTTGACTGAACTAGATGTAGAGCGAATGGTTGATACATACGGCAATATGCTGTTCAGGATATGTCTCGTTCTGTTGTCCAATGAGAAAGATGCAGAGGATGTCGTACAAGACACTTTTATAACTTATCTAACTAAATCTCCGAATTTCAATGATTCAGAACATGAGAAGGCGTGGTTGATAACGATTGCCACGAATCGCTGTAAGAATATGAGAAGATACAATATTATTCGTAAGCATATGGATATCAATGATTTGCAACTCTATAGTATAGAGGATGAAAATTATGGGTTACTTGATCACCTTATGAGATTACCAACTAAACATAAAGTTGTATTGTTACTTCATTATGTGGAAGGCTATAAAGTCGATGAAATAGCAAAAATCCTTACTATTACTACATCAGCAGTGAAAAAGCGATTACAACGGGGAAGAGAGCTTCTGCGGGAGAGATATCGAAAGGAGAATGAATGATGGATTATGAGAAGATTAAAGATGCTGTTACCTCTATCGAAATGTCGAGAACGATGGAAGATCGTGTAAGAGAGAATATCGGAAAAAGAAAATCGGGACAGATACATTTTAAAAGGTGGATTCCGTTAGCAAGTGTATTTGCAATCTTATTGGCGATTATGATGGGTATTCCCTACTTTAATAAGAATGGAGAGCTCCAGGTTGCAAATTTTACAATTACGGCCTATGCATTGAGTGACGATGAGAATCAGTTGGATACGACGATTACATCTGAACAAGCTGCTATTGAATTAGCGACAGAAAATAGAATGGGTCTTGTGAGTATAGGCGGCGATGGCGATAATTTAATTTTTACAGACGTTATGCTCAAAATAGAAGGAGAACAAATTGACTCAATCACGTATACCTTAAACGAAGGTAAGTTCGTCGAGGATGTTACATTTACAGCAGAAAGGTTTCGAGATAGGGAATGGTTAGAATCGGAAAAGATTAATTACATTCGTAGTGTTCCTGGCTCAGGTGTATATGACGGTATAAGGGAAATCGGTAGTTCCTATATAGTTAACTATAATGAACAGGAAAACTATAAATATACACTTGCAATTCCTCACGATGGCAATAATGTAATAGCTGACGACGTAATCATTAATGTAAATGTAACATATATAGATGGCAACTCTGAACAACAAGACATTCTTGTAACGCAAGAAGAAAATTCTGTTTTATTGAAACTTGTAAAGTAATCAAGAATCCAAACCTTTACACTGATAGAAAACATATGAAAAAACGCTCATTTCTGAGCGTTTTTTTCCTTCAACCGAACCCGTTACTGAACAACGGACATTTTTTTCTTTGCAACGGAAGTCTGATAGCTATGCAATCCCATACCGATAATGATCACCAATATACCGATCATAGAAAGCGGACCAGGCAATGCAATATGTAAAATGAGCATTTCCCCTATCATCGCGAAAATGAGCTCTGTCGATTGCGTCGCTTCCACTGCAGCGAGCTTGCCTTGGTCATGTTGGACTAGGTCTGTCGCCATGAAGAAAAGCGTCGTTGCAATGACGCCTGAGCTAACCGCGACAATTAACGACTGGATAATCTGATTCATGGAAGGCGGTCCAACAGTCAACATTGCGTAAACAGCAAATCCGATCCAAACTGGAATCGTCATCAACGTCATCGCTAACACCCTCTGAAAAGTATCAAGTCTTCCTTGCAATAAATCCATCATCTTCCGATTGCCCAAAGGATAAGCGAACGCAGCAATGATAATGGGAAGGATGCCGAGCAATAAAGTGCGCGTATCGACACTGTTCGCATTCGGGATTTGAATAAGGACGACGCCAACCAAAATGATCAATGAAATGGCTAATGAGATCAATGGAATCCGTTGCCTAACCTTCCTATCACTATTCCCGGTCTTTACGACAATCGTGAAAAAGGGCGCTAACAGAACGCCTGCGACAATCGTCAGTTGCCAAGTTCCCGCAAGCAGCCATCCAGGACTATACGCTGCAGAAAAGGTCAAAGGGGCATAAAATAGTACGAACGCCACGACGCTCCAGCCGAAAAAGGGAAGGGGCTTTGCAGCCATTGCCTTCCCTGTATCCCGAAGCCCTTTACGATAAGCCACGATGGCAATCAAAAATGGAACCATGAAGAAATAACGGAGGGAGGCGCTCCATAACCAGCTGCCTCCCGAAATCTCCATCGATCTGTTTAACACAAACGTCACCGCGAAAAACAGAGATGATAAAATACCAATCCAAATAGCTTTCACAGCAACGCCCCCTTATGCGCGTTCTTCGAATAGCTTTACAGCTTCGATGATGACATTCGTCGCCTTCTCCATATTGTCGACCGAAATATATTCATATTTTCCATGGTAATTCTCTCCGCCTGTGAAAATATTCGGCGTCGGCATGCCCATGTAGGAAAGCTGCGATCCGTCCGTACCACCACGCACAGGCACGATATTAGGCTTGATCTCGAGCGCTTTGAATGCATCCGAAATGATATCGACAATTTCCATGACTGGCTCGATTTTCTCGCCCATATTGAAATATTGATCGTTCAGTTCAAGCTCAACAACATGGTCGCCGTGCTCTTTCTGTAGTTGAGCAGCTGTGTCGACGAACAATTGCTTCCGCGCTTCAAACGTTTCACGGTCAAAGTAGCGGATAATATAGTGCAACTCGGTCTTCTCGACAGATCCATTAACATCCATCAGATGAACGAACCCCTCATAACCGTCTGTCACTTGTGGAATCTCATTAGCAGGCATTGCCGCTTGGAATTGGTTCGCGATGAGAATGGAGTTCACCATCTTGTCCTTTGCGGAACCCGGATGCACATTCGTCCCGTGGAACGTGACTTTTGCACCTGCCGCATTGAAGCTTTCATATTGAAGCTCGCCAAGCGGTCCGCCATCCATCGTATATGCATATTTTGCACCGAATGCTTCTACGTCGAATTTATGCGGTCCACGCCCAATTTCTTCATCAGGTGTGAAAGCAACACGCAGTTTACCGTGTTTAATTTCCGGGTTTTGAATCAAATACTCCATCGCTGTCATGATTTCAGCAATTCCGGCTTTATTGTCGGCACCTAACAATGTCGTGCCATCTGTTGTGATGAGTGTATGACCCAGATAATTTTTCAGCTCAGGGAATTTGGAGACTGACATTGTCGTCTGTTCATTCAACTGGATGTCGCTGCCGTCATAATTGTCGATCCGCTGTGGATTAACGTTTTTGCCAGTGTAGTCGGTCGCCGTGTCGACATGAGCGAGAAATCCGATTACCGGCAGATCTTTATCGGTAGTTGACGGTAAAGTGGCGAATAAATAGCCGTTTTCATCCAAAGAGATTTCTTCCATGCCAATTTCAGCAAGTTCTTTTTCAAGTACGTGCAGCAGATCCCATTGACCAGGTGTGGATGGTGTGGATGTGCTATTCGCAACCGATTGTGTATCGATTTTTGCATAACGAGTTAGACGTTCGATCAGTTTTTCCTTCATTCCAAATACCTCCAGTTAATGAAAAGCATAGTTTCTTTTATCTTATCAGATTGTTTCGATTCACGGAATACTTGACGACCCGGCTGCCAATGCTTGCGGCAATGAATACCTGTGCAGCATAGTATGTCACCATGACAAAGGCTTCCCGATAAGGAATATCGATGATGAATCGGTCGATGGCGAGCACGGAATCCGAGAACATGAAGAGCAGCGCACCAGTAATGGCCAGTACCATTCTCGTTCGGATCGCCATCCATCCCATTGTCAAAATGACCGCGATATAGGCGAGGATAGCCAATCCAAGAATGGTTTCTCCATTGGCAAATTGGGACCCTGCAATCCAGATGGCCATAACGACACCATAAAGCACAAGCAGAATCGCAGCCCATA
The sequence above is drawn from the Sporosarcina luteola genome and encodes:
- a CDS encoding SLC13 family permease, producing MFSSTWDRLWHMHDQVKDLFRFFFRPDSSEMASGGGGGQKIGVGNAGGGRDPRSYSPAQLTGLALGPLLFFITLLFFKPEGLSSEGVAILASTLWIATWWITEAIPIPVTSLLPLVLFPLSGGLEVKSTASAYGDETIFLFMGGFMIALAMEKWNLHRRIALTIISAIGTNMDRIVLGFMVATGFLSMWISNTATAMMMVPIGLAIIYQISDALKDDPSIDTSKENFGFGKALMLGIAYSASLGGIATLIGTPPNTLLAGAINKMYGIELSFAKWMMFGVPLAWSFILITWVYLVKFAFPSKIKTLPGGRGIIDSEKKKLGKASTEEKIVFTIFVLAAFSWITRTFLLSKFIDGLSDGVIAMVFAILLFIIPSVNKKGDHLLDWNTAVKLPWGILLLFGGGLAIASGFVSSELSVWIGSQLSGLSGVHILIVILIVTTLVIFLTEITSNTATASMMYPIMASLAVALGFHPFALMIAAGVAASCAFMLPVATPPNAVVFGSGYLRIPDMAKAGFALNIIGIVLVTAAIYFLLPLLWGIDLTTIPESFK
- a CDS encoding rhodanese-like domain-containing protein, whose protein sequence is MEWIIIIAIVAFFAWRMMPAKGVKSISTHELKPMLKDKSKQFIDVRTPAEYKGRHINEFNNIPLNLLNSKLDKLDKNKEIVVICQSGMRSSQAANILTKSGFTNVTNVRGGMSAWRG
- a CDS encoding ABC transporter substrate-binding protein; amino-acid sequence: MKWGKKVKGFKYGWMMMLAVMLVLAACAKQEPAPPTKVETPPGDPVTEAPSGDLAPLEKRVKVLIAEDGAASGAGFYIAKEKGYFEDYNIEVEFADFANSDDMLPALAAGEVDIAGGVSTASFFNAIAQGIDVRIIADKGHNMPGKSYFTFVIGNHMVDEIKDYPDFRGKKIGVSSRNSIDGYIYEEMLKHAGLTEDDVEYVNIADFGSMLGAINAGTIDAALNIEPLIAQGVANGFHVRFKDATDYAPESQIAMVLASPKFMGEEEISLRFMAAYLKGVRDYNDAFFKGEGKEEIVDIMVKHTALKDPELWDKVNVTGLDPDGRMFVDDIKKQYETYKANGAIRGDIDFDKAVDTSLAEEAVEIIGAYK
- a CDS encoding CHY zinc finger protein yields the protein MIHVSGNVIDSETRCTHYHSEFDIIAIKFYCCDTYYPCYRCHEESGCGDHKVWPKVKFGMHAVLCGKCKNELTVDQYKDSGFGCPSCGAQFNPGCGLHWELYFEK
- a CDS encoding RNA polymerase sigma factor — encoded protein: MQQVVWLTELDVERMVDTYGNMLFRICLVLLSNEKDAEDVVQDTFITYLTKSPNFNDSEHEKAWLITIATNRCKNMRRYNIIRKHMDINDLQLYSIEDENYGLLDHLMRLPTKHKVVLLLHYVEGYKVDEIAKILTITTSAVKKRLQRGRELLRERYRKENE
- a CDS encoding DMT family transporter; the encoded protein is MKAIWIGILSSLFFAVTFVLNRSMEISGGSWLWSASLRYFFMVPFLIAIVAYRKGLRDTGKAMAAKPLPFFGWSVVAFVLFYAPLTFSAAYSPGWLLAGTWQLTIVAGVLLAPFFTIVVKTGNSDRKVRQRIPLISLAISLIILVGVVLIQIPNANSVDTRTLLLGILPIIIAAFAYPLGNRKMMDLLQGRLDTFQRVLAMTLMTIPVWIGFAVYAMLTVGPPSMNQIIQSLIVAVSSGVIATTLFFMATDLVQHDQGKLAAVEATQSTELIFAMIGEMLILHIALPGPLSMIGILVIIIGMGLHSYQTSVAKKKMSVVQ
- a CDS encoding ABC transporter ATP-binding protein — translated: MRKKAKIEIRNLTKAFYKKQSSVTALDDISLSIGEGEFVCIVGPSGCGKTTLLRILAGLEQPSVGEFEIRSEQEGRPLQSMVFQERGVIPWLTVKENVAFGLKMRKMPKDVIRERTEYYLKKTGLDPFSHLYPKELSGGMKQRVSIARAFANDPEILLMDEPFAALDEQNKFILQEELLSIWSETKKTVIFITHSIDEALLLSDRILLMSAQPGKIIQQVNIDTPRPRTVEDIRKDPKLAAQFVDIWKHLQDEVQRSRKENK
- a CDS encoding acetyl-CoA hydrolase/transferase family protein, translating into MTKLLNSLECIGLIEKDTDIIIPLSNGEPHGLLDVLEANYEKLDNVKVHQMLALRERDYINGKMTGHLSHISYFLSGATRRAFWAGHVELIPNVFQEMYRLLQKTTKKPMVMAVASPMDEHGYFSLGTNADYAAEFIGKVPFVLEVNRHMPRTFGANQIHISQIAGFIENDLPLTEEVSPVITEKDLKIAEYITNDIQDDDTLQIGIGAIPNAVMKMLKDRKHLGIHTEMLTDGIVDLVESGAVDGMKKSSRTGKIIATFAFGSQRLYDFLDNNPSVEFLPVSVVNDAYEIAKEDHMVSINATTEVDLYGQCASETVAGRYYSSSGGQADFARGVRLSKYGKGYVCMHSTAKNDTISRIKLHLAPSSVVTTSKNYVDNVVTEYGIARLHGKSLSERAEALIGIAHPKFREELMREAIEFGFID
- a CDS encoding Clp protease ClpB; translated protein: MKQSTYLIGTVILGLSIVLSAFILSSATNKTTKQENNPQAINSTADLMTITQLAEYLQTSEQALEDIILKDDSERAELSSYDTYRFIPYLTIAEQKRFIKAEIDEWLKYQNDHNYRYR
- a CDS encoding ABC transporter permease is translated as MKKDKATIGRDPYEIEQREWKHRQSKERYKQLLTIASPIFLLLLWEVMSRTGIMDIRFFPPPSAILGTFVKMIASGAMADHIGVSLYRIFAGFLAGVIPGVVIGLLMGLYSPIRHFVQPIVMALMPIPTLALLPIIIILFGIGDLSKVVTIAGSVFFPVVINTAAGVLNIDRIYLDVANNYGAGKVQFFFKIALPGALPVMLEGIQMGQAIALLTIVAAEMMGATSGIGYLIWTSYKAFLLQEMYVGLILISFFGYLFSLMLRGLQKKLLPWR